The Drosophila nasuta strain 15112-1781.00 chromosome 2L, ASM2355853v1, whole genome shotgun sequence genome window below encodes:
- the LOC132791003 gene encoding uncharacterized protein LOC132791003 isoform X1 has product MLRHKTMLLIRKYLILLFAIILTFIWLNHRKITNNEDDELVHLPSVAITTTTEISALQRQQRLRKLVQKYRSFLTNKDWDQKETAITRQEKTRKFNFGIQPKVTFSPDITKSRYFVNSEKCKIPYTDPFSREALEIYTPFKLKLCSNESDIFELTYDVNSKHYMLHINEKTLRRVSPRSRVVCNFRTVSQGGNIYSERIYFTHSQKLPRNISGIITECHDAMDKSKIVQQDAFPLVQFQMQMQNKTSTESNPKRRQPSVILLGIDSMSRMNFRRTMPRTAEFVSQRGWFEMEGYNKVADNTLRNLLPILLGQTVEQYPRKCGQNEVECIEKFPWIWKDYKRAGYTIALAEDMADSGVLFTNNKNGYFPGLVDHSLHALLLRMEQAMKTYVRFGYNYCIGRRLTISYVYDFCQQIISRYMEESHQPTFGYFWSSTFTHDYNFGAASLDAKFDQYLQQFKAHNLFEHAIVILYSDHGARFGELLNLSDSFLEERLPMLHIYLPPWFRHKYPKYSQALYLNRNRLSSNFDLHNTLRHILQLNATLPTDLAPLVRCPSSQSLLHTLPRERSCEDACITEHWCTCKEFIAQSMNGEMFYISKMVVYHINRWMLVHRYNEFCQRIQLSDMESAEKKMLFEENSTETMHGDIAIYRLRFRTFPGSATFQATVRLNRELKKLDNFYVPDISRLNAYHNDSLCINDVIGKKFCVCYPNTTLDPFMSNWKELKLTTLPS; this is encoded by the exons ATGCTAAGACACAAGACAATGCTACTAATACGgaaatacttaattttattatttgccatAATATTAACATTCATATGGTTGAATCacagaaaaataacaaacaatgaGGATGACGAACTTGTGCATCTTCCATCTGTGGCCATAACGACGACAACGGAAATTTCAGCGCTTCAGCGTCAGCAGCGACTTCGTAAACTTGTTCAGAAATATCGAAGTTTCTTGACTAACAAGGACTGGGATCAAAAAGAGACAGCGATAACCAGGCAAGAAAAAACtcgtaaattcaattttggaaTCCAGCCTAAAGTGACATTTTCCCCGGATATTACAAAGTCGAGGTACTTTGTGAATagtgaaaaatgcaaaataccATATACAGATCCATTCTCGCGTGAGGCATTGGAAATCTACACGCCATTCAAGCTGAAACTTTGCTCCAATGAATCGGATATTTTTGAGCTGACCTACGATGTGAACTCTAAACACTATATGCTGCATATCAACGAGAAGACCTTGAGGCGTGTAAGTCCCAGATCGAGAGTCGTGTGCAATTTTCGTACAGTTAGCCAAGGCGGGAATATCTACAGTGA GAGAATCTACTTCACGCACAGCCAGAAACTGCCACGGAATATAAGCGGCATTATCACGGAATGCCACGATGCAATGGATAAGTCAAAGATCGTCCAGCAAGATGCATTTCCCCTGGTACAGTTTCagatgcaaatgcaaaataaaacgagTACTGAGAGCAATCCCAAAAGGCGTCAGCCAAGCGTAATACTTCTAGGCATCGACAGCATGTCACGGATGAACTTTCGTCGAACAATGCCAAGGACGGCTGAGTTTGTGAGTCAACGTGGCTGGTTTGAGATGGAGGGCTACAACAAGGTGGCAGATAACACACTGCGCAATCTGCTGCCCATTCTTCTGGGGCAAACCGTGGAGCAATATCCCCGCAAATGTGGACAAAATGAAGTCGAATGTATTGAGAAATTCCCATGGATTTGGAAGGATTATAAGAGGGCTGGCTATACCATTGCACTGGCTGAAGATATGGCTGATTCTGGAGTCTTGTTCACCAACAATAAGAATGGATATTTCCCTGGCCTAGTTGATCATAGTTTGcatgcgctgctgctgcgaatgGAACAAGCCATGAAGACCTATGTGCGATTTGGCTACAATTACTGTATCGGACGTCGTCTGACTATATCGTATGTGTACGACTTCTGTCAGCAGATTATCTCACGCTACATGGAGGAGTCGCATCAACCGACTTTCGGCTACTTTTGGAGCAGCACATTCACCCATGATTATAACTTTGGCGCTGCCAGCTTAGATGCCAAATTTGACCAATATCTGCAACAGTTTAAGGcgcataatttatttgagCACGCCATTGTCATACTCTACAGTGATCATGGAGCACGCTTTGGCGAACTCTTGAATTTGTCGGACAGTTTTCTCGAGGAGCGTCTGCCCATGCTGCACATTTATTTGCCGCCCTGGTTTCGCCACAAATATCCAAAGTATTCGCAAGCTTTGTATTTGAATCGGAATCGCTTGAGTTCCAATTTTGATCTGCACAACACATTGCGGCACATTCTGCAATTGAATGCCACACTTCCAACAGATCTTGCCCCCCTAGTGAGGTGCCCTAGCAGCCAATCTCTGCTGCACACTCTGCCAAGGGAACGCAGCTGTGAGGATGCCTGCATCACGGAGCATTGGTGCACTTGCAAGGAGTTCATTGCCCAAAGCATGAATGGAGAAATGTTCTATATATCCAAGATGGTGGTCTACCATATCAATCGATGGATGCTTGTACATCGATACAATGAATTTTGCCAGCGAATTCAGCTCTCGGATATGGAGAGTGCGGAAAAGAAAATGCTCTTCGAGGAGAACAGCACGGAGACGATGCATGGCGACATTGCCATTTATCGTTTAAGATTTCGCACCTTTCCCGGCAGTGCAACGTTTCAGGCGACAGTACGGCTCAATCGTGAGCTCAAGAAATTGGATAATTTCTATGTGCCGGACATTAGTCGGCTCAATGCGTATCACAATGATTCGCTTTGTATCAACGATGTTATTGGCAAAAAGTTCTGTGTGTGTTATCCAAATACAACATTGGATCCTTTTATGAGCAATTGGAAAGAACTTAAGTTGACCACTTTGCCAAGTTAa
- the LOC132791003 gene encoding uncharacterized protein LOC132791003 isoform X2, producing MDKSKIVQQDAFPLVQFQMQMQNKTSTESNPKRRQPSVILLGIDSMSRMNFRRTMPRTAEFVSQRGWFEMEGYNKVADNTLRNLLPILLGQTVEQYPRKCGQNEVECIEKFPWIWKDYKRAGYTIALAEDMADSGVLFTNNKNGYFPGLVDHSLHALLLRMEQAMKTYVRFGYNYCIGRRLTISYVYDFCQQIISRYMEESHQPTFGYFWSSTFTHDYNFGAASLDAKFDQYLQQFKAHNLFEHAIVILYSDHGARFGELLNLSDSFLEERLPMLHIYLPPWFRHKYPKYSQALYLNRNRLSSNFDLHNTLRHILQLNATLPTDLAPLVRCPSSQSLLHTLPRERSCEDACITEHWCTCKEFIAQSMNGEMFYISKMVVYHINRWMLVHRYNEFCQRIQLSDMESAEKKMLFEENSTETMHGDIAIYRLRFRTFPGSATFQATVRLNRELKKLDNFYVPDISRLNAYHNDSLCINDVIGKKFCVCYPNTTLDPFMSNWKELKLTTLPS from the coding sequence ATGGATAAGTCAAAGATCGTCCAGCAAGATGCATTTCCCCTGGTACAGTTTCagatgcaaatgcaaaataaaacgagTACTGAGAGCAATCCCAAAAGGCGTCAGCCAAGCGTAATACTTCTAGGCATCGACAGCATGTCACGGATGAACTTTCGTCGAACAATGCCAAGGACGGCTGAGTTTGTGAGTCAACGTGGCTGGTTTGAGATGGAGGGCTACAACAAGGTGGCAGATAACACACTGCGCAATCTGCTGCCCATTCTTCTGGGGCAAACCGTGGAGCAATATCCCCGCAAATGTGGACAAAATGAAGTCGAATGTATTGAGAAATTCCCATGGATTTGGAAGGATTATAAGAGGGCTGGCTATACCATTGCACTGGCTGAAGATATGGCTGATTCTGGAGTCTTGTTCACCAACAATAAGAATGGATATTTCCCTGGCCTAGTTGATCATAGTTTGcatgcgctgctgctgcgaatgGAACAAGCCATGAAGACCTATGTGCGATTTGGCTACAATTACTGTATCGGACGTCGTCTGACTATATCGTATGTGTACGACTTCTGTCAGCAGATTATCTCACGCTACATGGAGGAGTCGCATCAACCGACTTTCGGCTACTTTTGGAGCAGCACATTCACCCATGATTATAACTTTGGCGCTGCCAGCTTAGATGCCAAATTTGACCAATATCTGCAACAGTTTAAGGcgcataatttatttgagCACGCCATTGTCATACTCTACAGTGATCATGGAGCACGCTTTGGCGAACTCTTGAATTTGTCGGACAGTTTTCTCGAGGAGCGTCTGCCCATGCTGCACATTTATTTGCCGCCCTGGTTTCGCCACAAATATCCAAAGTATTCGCAAGCTTTGTATTTGAATCGGAATCGCTTGAGTTCCAATTTTGATCTGCACAACACATTGCGGCACATTCTGCAATTGAATGCCACACTTCCAACAGATCTTGCCCCCCTAGTGAGGTGCCCTAGCAGCCAATCTCTGCTGCACACTCTGCCAAGGGAACGCAGCTGTGAGGATGCCTGCATCACGGAGCATTGGTGCACTTGCAAGGAGTTCATTGCCCAAAGCATGAATGGAGAAATGTTCTATATATCCAAGATGGTGGTCTACCATATCAATCGATGGATGCTTGTACATCGATACAATGAATTTTGCCAGCGAATTCAGCTCTCGGATATGGAGAGTGCGGAAAAGAAAATGCTCTTCGAGGAGAACAGCACGGAGACGATGCATGGCGACATTGCCATTTATCGTTTAAGATTTCGCACCTTTCCCGGCAGTGCAACGTTTCAGGCGACAGTACGGCTCAATCGTGAGCTCAAGAAATTGGATAATTTCTATGTGCCGGACATTAGTCGGCTCAATGCGTATCACAATGATTCGCTTTGTATCAACGATGTTATTGGCAAAAAGTTCTGTGTGTGTTATCCAAATACAACATTGGATCCTTTTATGAGCAATTGGAAAGAACTTAAGTTGACCACTTTGCCAAGTTAa
- the LOC132798633 gene encoding uncharacterized protein LOC132798633 isoform X2: MAAPIKRLFVESMILFGRTLPPIAFKQNLWVPRHIRGIIVECHELSNPSQVIQRDAFAFVQHPVDRNDKADEERSRSHPNVIIIGIDAMSQMNFQRAMPLTAKFVRQTGWYEMLGYNKVGDNSLPNVLALLTGGSPTELTKYCDINTPNCMDTYSFIWNHYRNAGYLTAYAEDLSTIDTFHYFLPGFRREPVDYYLHPFMKAIEQNMDKVQHLGYEFCVGRRQSYRYVLDYIAQIVRRFVQEMPKPLFGLFWMNSFSHDDFSGAASVDTDFVSYLERFESLGLFERSIVILLSDHGQRTGPLMDLPSSFLEERLPMFHIYLPPWHRQQYPEVARALHLNGHRLSSPYDLNLALKHQLQMLHPRMKFYQLKCPLCVSLFEVLPPNRSCMEAAIPPHWCTCEPHKQVTQTERVLELVRLVVYRMNQYLIIRNHKKQCYHLKLRKLLLVERKQFFNDKGFEVQSPDGLDTYRFKFTTGPNDGLFRATLSVNKDDSLVVIQEEFITRLNSYQKDAYCIQDRHAKRFCACLRNQAHADEYKTFI, translated from the exons ATGGCTGCACCTATAAAGAGATTGTTCGTGGAGAGTATGATCTTGTTTGGTAG GACATTACCACCTATCGCTTTTAAGCAGAACTTGTGGGTTCCACGTCACATTCGGGGTATAATTGTAGAGTGCCATGAGCTGAGCAATCCCTCCCAAGTAATACAACGCGATGCCTTCGCATTTGTACAGCATCCGGTTGATCGCAATGACAAAGCCGACGAAGAACGCAGTCGGTCTCATCCAAATGTGATAATCATCGGCATCGACGCCATGTCGCAGATGAACTTCCAAAGAGCCATGCCACTAACAGCCAAGTTTGTGCGTCAGACGGGATGGTACGAGATGCTTGGCTATAACAAAGTGGGGGACAATTCACTGCCGAATGTTTTAGCTCTGTTGACAGGCGGATCTCCGACAGAATTGACTAAATACTGTGATATAAATACTCCAAACTGCATGGACACATACAGCTTTATATGGAACCATTATCGCAATGCTGGCTATCTAACAGCTTATGCCGAGGACTTGAGCACAATTGATACCTTTCACTACTTTCTTCCAGGTTTTAGGCGGGAGCCTGTGGATTACTATTTGCATCCATTCATGAAGGCCATCGAGCAAAACATGGATAAGGTGCAGCATTTGGGATACGAATTCTGCGTGGGTCGCAGGCAAAGCTATCGATATGTTTTGGATTATATTGCTCAGATAGTTCGACGATTTGTTCAGGAGATGCCGAAGCCTCTTTTTGGTTTATTCTGGATGAACAGTTTCAGTCACGACGACTTCTCGGGGGCAGCCAGTGTGGATACGGATTTCGTGAGCTATCTGGAGCGCTTCGAGTCGCTTGGATTGTTTGAAAGATCTATAGTAATATTGCTTAGTGATCATGGTCAACGAACTGGTCCACTAATGGACTTGCCTTCCAGCTTCCTAGAGGAACGCCTACCTATGTTTCACATCTATCTGCCACCTTGGCATCGTCAGCAGTATCCGGAAGTTGCCCGAGCTCTTCACTTGAATGGCCATCGCCTCAGTTCGCCATATGATCTGAATCTAGCCCTTAAGCATCAGCTGCAGATGCTGCATCCTCGAATGAAATTTTATCAACTGAAATGCCCTCTCTGTGTATCTCTGTTTGAGGTTCTTCCACCCAATCGTAGCTGCATGGAGGCTGCTATTCCACCCCATTGGTGTACCTGTGAGCCGCACAAACAAGTAACGCAAACCGAGAGGGTGCTGGAGTTGGTCAGACTAGTTGTGTATCGGATGAATCAGTATCTGATCATAAGGAATCATAAAAAGCAGTGCTATCATCTGAAGCTCCGAAAGCTCTTGCTAGTCGAGCGTAAACAGTTCTTCAATGACAAAGGATTCGAGGTGCAATCTCCCGATGGACTTGACACATATCGTTTTAAGTTTACTACCGGACCGAATGATGGTCTTTTCCGAGCCACGTTGTCCGTCAATAAAGACGATTCTCTAGTAGTTATACAAGAGGAGTTTATCACACGCCTCAATTCTTATCAAAAGGATGCGTATTGTATTCAGGACCGACATGCCAAGAGGTTTTGTGCTTGCCTCAGAAATCAAGCCCATGCAGATGAATACAAAACTTTCATATGA
- the LOC132798633 gene encoding uncharacterized protein LOC132798633 isoform X1 — protein MYRFIVGNFGKTLLIVGLIFTFIFVNHNLSLVDNKQFTQFTRYHEHSRTESEILREESMTNSFKVKDEFKVFSSQCKIPRSDPFSLDSMQYFDPPDFMECTNQSDLITVQYDTERRQYRLLINEALTELIPNISDYGCTYKEIVRGEYDLVWTLPPIAFKQNLWVPRHIRGIIVECHELSNPSQVIQRDAFAFVQHPVDRNDKADEERSRSHPNVIIIGIDAMSQMNFQRAMPLTAKFVRQTGWYEMLGYNKVGDNSLPNVLALLTGGSPTELTKYCDINTPNCMDTYSFIWNHYRNAGYLTAYAEDLSTIDTFHYFLPGFRREPVDYYLHPFMKAIEQNMDKVQHLGYEFCVGRRQSYRYVLDYIAQIVRRFVQEMPKPLFGLFWMNSFSHDDFSGAASVDTDFVSYLERFESLGLFERSIVILLSDHGQRTGPLMDLPSSFLEERLPMFHIYLPPWHRQQYPEVARALHLNGHRLSSPYDLNLALKHQLQMLHPRMKFYQLKCPLCVSLFEVLPPNRSCMEAAIPPHWCTCEPHKQVTQTERVLELVRLVVYRMNQYLIIRNHKKQCYHLKLRKLLLVERKQFFNDKGFEVQSPDGLDTYRFKFTTGPNDGLFRATLSVNKDDSLVVIQEEFITRLNSYQKDAYCIQDRHAKRFCACLRNQAHADEYKTFI, from the exons ATGTATCGTTTCATTGTTGGCAATTTTGGCAAAACTCTACTCATTGTTGGccttatatttacatttatatttgtcAACCACAATTTAAGCCTTGTggataataaacaatttacacAATTCACACGATATCATGAACATTCACGTACGGAGTCAGAAATACTCCGGGAGGAATCCATGACAAACTCCTTTAAGGTCAAAGATGAGTTTAAGGTATTTTCTTCCCAATGCAAGATACCGAGGTCAGATCCATTTTCGCTGGATAGCATGCAATATTTTGATCCTCCAGATTTTATGGAATGCACAAATCAGTCGGACCTTATTACAGTTCAATATGATACTGAGCGAAGACAATATAGGCTGCTCATCAATGAAGCTTTAACCGAACTGATTCCCAATATTTCGGACTATGGCTGCACCTATAAAGAGATTGTTCGTGGAGAGTATGATCTTGTTTG GACATTACCACCTATCGCTTTTAAGCAGAACTTGTGGGTTCCACGTCACATTCGGGGTATAATTGTAGAGTGCCATGAGCTGAGCAATCCCTCCCAAGTAATACAACGCGATGCCTTCGCATTTGTACAGCATCCGGTTGATCGCAATGACAAAGCCGACGAAGAACGCAGTCGGTCTCATCCAAATGTGATAATCATCGGCATCGACGCCATGTCGCAGATGAACTTCCAAAGAGCCATGCCACTAACAGCCAAGTTTGTGCGTCAGACGGGATGGTACGAGATGCTTGGCTATAACAAAGTGGGGGACAATTCACTGCCGAATGTTTTAGCTCTGTTGACAGGCGGATCTCCGACAGAATTGACTAAATACTGTGATATAAATACTCCAAACTGCATGGACACATACAGCTTTATATGGAACCATTATCGCAATGCTGGCTATCTAACAGCTTATGCCGAGGACTTGAGCACAATTGATACCTTTCACTACTTTCTTCCAGGTTTTAGGCGGGAGCCTGTGGATTACTATTTGCATCCATTCATGAAGGCCATCGAGCAAAACATGGATAAGGTGCAGCATTTGGGATACGAATTCTGCGTGGGTCGCAGGCAAAGCTATCGATATGTTTTGGATTATATTGCTCAGATAGTTCGACGATTTGTTCAGGAGATGCCGAAGCCTCTTTTTGGTTTATTCTGGATGAACAGTTTCAGTCACGACGACTTCTCGGGGGCAGCCAGTGTGGATACGGATTTCGTGAGCTATCTGGAGCGCTTCGAGTCGCTTGGATTGTTTGAAAGATCTATAGTAATATTGCTTAGTGATCATGGTCAACGAACTGGTCCACTAATGGACTTGCCTTCCAGCTTCCTAGAGGAACGCCTACCTATGTTTCACATCTATCTGCCACCTTGGCATCGTCAGCAGTATCCGGAAGTTGCCCGAGCTCTTCACTTGAATGGCCATCGCCTCAGTTCGCCATATGATCTGAATCTAGCCCTTAAGCATCAGCTGCAGATGCTGCATCCTCGAATGAAATTTTATCAACTGAAATGCCCTCTCTGTGTATCTCTGTTTGAGGTTCTTCCACCCAATCGTAGCTGCATGGAGGCTGCTATTCCACCCCATTGGTGTACCTGTGAGCCGCACAAACAAGTAACGCAAACCGAGAGGGTGCTGGAGTTGGTCAGACTAGTTGTGTATCGGATGAATCAGTATCTGATCATAAGGAATCATAAAAAGCAGTGCTATCATCTGAAGCTCCGAAAGCTCTTGCTAGTCGAGCGTAAACAGTTCTTCAATGACAAAGGATTCGAGGTGCAATCTCCCGATGGACTTGACACATATCGTTTTAAGTTTACTACCGGACCGAATGATGGTCTTTTCCGAGCCACGTTGTCCGTCAATAAAGACGATTCTCTAGTAGTTATACAAGAGGAGTTTATCACACGCCTCAATTCTTATCAAAAGGATGCGTATTGTATTCAGGACCGACATGCCAAGAGGTTTTGTGCTTGCCTCAGAAATCAAGCCCATGCAGATGAATACAAAACTTTCATATGA